The DNA region ttaatttatgatattgatgggaccatatttttacatgggattttttaaaaagttattaatttattattttatcgaataatgtccaaaattacactagtcccaacttgggactggagaaatttattaatttatagaggttattaatttaccgaatattaatttatagaggttctactgtacaTGAATATagtagaagatgatgaaagaatgattacttataagatgatggAACTAAAACATACAACATATATCGAtcttcaaaaaatcaaaaacaatataagataCATATCatatagtctctaaaattaaaatttagaattaaaattttacaatgatatttaatttggttttctaacacatacaacaacaaaaagcacaaaaatacaatatgagaaaatgagaaaaatgagaaaatgagaaaatgagagaatgaaagaatgaaagaatgagtatttataggattaaaaattataggagttataattaaataaaaaagtgtgatagttaattctaatttattgttgaaTTTTGGGAATGTAGAAGAAGTtacgtttttgtaactatacaTAAATTGAATCACACTAAAGAGAGGTGGTTGACTATCCATATAAGGAGTTACGTTTTTTagaaaagatatgaatatttttggagttacaaaagagaaaattaaaagcaaatagTGGAGTTTAGAGTTatgacaaaggaaaaaatataaatggaaaTTGTGGAGTTATCAGATATGTATTGGGGGACAATTTATTGACtattgattaaatttgtaaacttaATCACCATCACATCtaattatcattatatataaatttgtaattattataaatgagtaaaaagaaaagaaaaaaatagtaattaatgcaaatcaaccaataaggagagaccaaaaccttacttttatatatatgattatgtgtttttaactttttattacaaaaattcataatctttaaattttacaaaataaatgtatatTCGCTACTATATGTATTTTAAACTATCTAAGGGATatgtaaaacatgttttggtAGTAAGTGATAGCTAATTTATGAGTAAGACTAGTAAGTAATTATACAAGTAAAAAACGTTAAAAACGTTTTCTCGAATCAACACTAGAAAATATAAGGGAGTATAGACTTTAAAAGtacaaaaagaggaaaatcCTAAGAATAATTTACTATTGAGAAAAGGCGAATTGAgttgtataacaaaaaaaaaattataattcccAAACTAACCATTCTAActataaatcaattatattttttgtactTATGTATTAATGACAGTTTTTGCcctttctaattattttattttttatttttaaccacTATCATCCCTTCCACCATCTCTAGCTACTTTTGACTTCCGGCCACCACCACTTCTGGCCAACCTCCGACCGACATCCGACCAACTTCTGGCCGACCTCCAGCCAACATTCGGCCGACTTCCGGCCAACATCCGGCCAACCTCCGGCCACCACCACCGCCCAACCTCTGGCCTCCACTCCACCTCCGACCACCACCACTGCACATCTCCAACCACCCTACCTCCAGCCAGCCACCACCCCATTATCATTACTATCACCAAACCTAACACTAAAATGGTAATTTTAATTACcttttatgttattttcttaatttttttaaatagtatgctatatttttctataatttttaattttggtcatACAGCTAATTCAcctttgaaaaaataaaagttaaaaagaaaagaacaaaatggAAATTTATACCAAACTAGCatttaaagagttttttctGAACTTCCACatggagaaaaataaaagaaaaacatatgagTAAATTCACAACTAGAAAGTAATAGTAATAACCAAGGATTTTACAAGTAAAAAtaggtttcaactttcaagacaACAACAATAGAAAATAGAAGGGAATAGAAACTTCAAAAGtacaaaaagaggaaaatttgtgaaagaaaaaaaaaggaacaaaatggatgggtaaagaaagagagagaggggtgCCCTGAAGTAGGGTTGAATCCAGCTCCTTTGGTGTCTCTTTCGTCAACACCTGTCGGCCTTCTCACTTAAACACGCTCTTCACTCTCTTCTCACACCTCTCCCTCTCCCCACCatttaatctcttaatctacTCACAATTTTTTTGATTCCTCCATAAACAAACCCAATTACACAAGATTAAAcaattattagaaaaaatatcttctttctttttcttttctgtgaaATGATACATCAAAGATAAAAggacaaaggaagaaaaaaagccTGTCCTCTCTCACCTGTAAGGCTGGTAATTACCCGAAgaagcaagaacaacaacattacacacttcctctctttctcttaaaaACGGTTACtttccttcttttgttcttttaaaaactGCTACTTTGAGAggattttagaaagaaaacagagagcttGCATCTGGCAAAACCCAGATGGAATTCGGATCTTTTCTTGTGTCCTTAGGGACATCCGCGGCTATCTTCGTCGTTCTCATGCTTCTCTTCACTTGGCTTTCTCGAAAACCCGGTAATGTTACGATTTACTACCCGAATCGGATCATTAAAGGGTTGGAACCTTGGGAAGGCACCTCCTTGACTCGAAACCCTTTGGCTTGGATGCGTGAAGCTTTCACTTCTTCTGAACAAGATATTGTTAACGTTTCCGGTGTCGACACTGCCGTCCACTTTGTCTTCTTGAGCACTGgttcgatctctctctccctctctctctctgggcAACTTTAGTTTGTTCATAGAGTGGTTACTATTGAAGGATCTTGTGGATATCTGCTAATTTCTGTTGGTTTTGATTTGGGTTTGAGATTTAACCTaagaaagtttcaatctttgggGACAATTTGGGGAGAAAAGTTtcaaaatgatgtttttgttgttgtctctgaCGATTCTGTTTTGCTATGCTGTGTTATGTTTGTATCTCTCCTTAAATTAAGTACCTTTTCTTGTAGATGTTGTCATGTTGATATGGTTCAGTACTTCAGTTGATGTTCACAAGAACATGACAAAGTGTTTCTGATGTCTTGAAACtggctttttttgtttgacgcAGCTCTTGGGATATTTGCTTGTTCCGGTCTTCTTCTCTTACCGACTCTACTACCTATAGCCGCAACAGACCACAATTTAAAGACCCGTTCAAAGAACGCCACAGATACCACAAGCAAAGGAACATTTAGCCAAATTGATAATCTATCAATGGCTAACATCACAGTAAGtaatcacaatcacaaacaaagaCTTCATTTTCAGATATTGCGGTTTTGATCTTCTAAAGCAAAAAATGTGTATCCTTTCAACTGAACAGAAAAAAAGTCCGAGGCTTTGGGCGTTCCTAGGAGCTGTTTACTGGATATCTTTGGTCACTTATTTCTTCTTGTGGAAAGCTTATAAGCATGTCTCTACATTAAGAGCTCAAGCTCTCATGTCCACTGATGTAAAACCCGAGCAGTTCGCTATTCTTGTTAGGGATATGCCTCATCCGCCTGACGGACAGACACAGAAAGAGTTCATTGACTCTTATTTCAGAGAAATATACCCTGAGACATTCTACAGATCCCTTGTCGTAACAGAAAACAGCAAGGTATCTATCTGTTTGTTCTGCACTAATGTTTTATGCATCATATtgttaaaacaattttaatcttTGCTCTTCGTTTGATTTGTAGGTTAATAAGATATGGGAAAAGTTGGAAGGGTACAAGAAGAAACTTGCGCGTGCAGAAGCGATAAATGAAGCCACTAATAACCGACCCACGAATAAAACCGGCATGTGTGGACTAGTTGGTAAACAAGTAGACAGCATTGAGTATTACACCGAGCTAATCAACGAGTCTGTAGCCAAGCTAGAAACAGAGCAGAAAGCTGTTCTTGCTGAAAAGCAGCAAACTGCAGCAATTGTTTTCTTCAACAATAGGATTACTGCTGCATCAGCCGCTCAGTCTTTGCANNNNNNNNNNNNNNNNNNNNNNNNNNNNNNNNNNNNNNNNNNNNNNNNNNNNNNNNNNNNNNNNNNNNNNNNNNNNNNNNNNNNNNNNNNNNNNNNNNNNNNNNNNNNNNNNNNNNNNNNNNNNNNNNNNNNNNNNNNNNNNNNNNNNNNNNNNNNNNNNNNNNNNNNNNNNNNNNNNNNNNNNNNNNNNNNNNNNNNNNNNNNNNNNNNNNNNNNNNNNNNNNNNNNNNNNNNNNNNNNNNNNNNNNNNNNNNNNNNNNNNNNNNNNNNNNNNNNNNNNNNNNNNNNNNNNNNNNNNNNNNNNNNNNNNNNNNNNNNNNNNNNNNNNNNNNNNNNNNNNNNNNNNNNNNNNNNNNNNNNNNNNNNNNNNNNNNNNNNNNNNNNNNNNNNNNNNNNNNNNNNNNNNNNNNNNNNNNNNNNNNNNNNNNNNNNNNNNNNNNNNNNNNNNNNNNNNNNNNNNNNNNNNNNNNNNNNNNNNNNNNNNNNNNNNNNNNNNNNNNNNNNNNNNNNNNNNNNNNNNNNNNNNNNNNNNNNNNNNNNNNNNNNNNNNNNNNNNNNNNNNNNNNNNNNNNNNNNNNNNNNNNNNNNNNNNNNNNNNNNNNNNNNNNNNNNNNNNNNNNNNNNNNNNNNNNNNNNNNNNNNNNNNNNNNNNNNNNNNNNNNNNNNNNNNNNNNNNNNNNNNNNNNNNNNNNNNNNNNNNNNNNNNNNNNNNNNNNNNNNNNNNNNNNNNNNNNNNNNNNNNNNNNNNNNNNNNNNNNNNNNNNNNNNNNNNNNNNNNNNNNNNNNNNNNNNNNNNNNNNNNNNNNNNNNNNNNNNNNNNNNNNNNNNNNNNNNNNNNNNNNNNNNNNNNNNNNNNNNNNNNNNNNNNNNNNNNNNNNNNNNNNNNNNNNNNNNNNNNNNNNNNNNNNNNNNNNNNNNNNNNNNNNNNNNNNNNNNNNNNNNNNNNNNNNNNNNNNNNNNNNNNNNNNNNNNNNNNNNNNNNNNNNNNNNNNNNNNNNNNNNNNNNNNNNNNNNNNNNNNNNNNNNNNNNNNNNNNNNNNNNNNNNNNNNNNNNNNNNNNNNNNNNNNNNNNNNNNNNNNNNNNNNNNNNNNNNNNNNNNNNNNNNNNNNNNNNNNNNNNNNNNNNNNNNNNNNNNNNNNNNNNNNNNNNNNNNNNNNNNNNNNNNNNNNNNNNNNNNNNNNNNNNNNNNNNNNNNNNNNNNNNNNNNNNNNNNNNNNNNNNNNNNNNNNNNNNNNNNNNNNNNNNNNNNNNNNNNNNNNNNNNNNNNNNNNNNNNNNNNNNNNNNNNNNNNNNNNNNNNNNNNNNNNNNNNNNNNNNNNNNNNNNNNNNNNNNNNNNNNNNNNNNNNNNNNNNNNNNNNNNNNNNNNNNNNNNNNNNTTTGTTGCAGTCACCATTCTGTTTTACATGATCCCAATTGCGTTCGTCTCTGCTATCACCACTCTTAAGAATCTTCAGAAGATTATTCCATTCATAAAGCCAATTGTGGAGTTAACCTCCGTAAGAACTGTTTTGGAGTCTTTCCTTCCTCAGATTGCTCTCCTCGTTTTCTTGGCGATGTTGCCTAAGCTTCTCTTGTTTCTTTCCAAAGCTGAGGGGATTCCTTCGCAGAGCCATGCCATTAGGGCTGCTTCGGGGAAGTACTTTTACTTCTCGGTCTTTAATGTCTTCATCGGAGTTACCCTTGCTGGTACTTTGTTTAACACAGTGAAGGATATCGCGAAAAATCCCAAACTCGACATGGTCATTAACCTTTTGGCTACTAGCCTCCCTAAGAGTGCGACTTTCTTCTTGACCTATGTTGCTCTcaagtgagattttttttttttgctccttTTAACTTAAACAGTATATACATTGTTCGTTTGTTCTCTAACTCTTATGTTGTTTTCAGGTTCTTTATCGGTTATGGCCTTGAGCTGTCTCGGATCATACCTTTGATAATCTTCCATTTGAAAAAGAAGTTTCTCTGCAAAACTGAAGCAGAGGTGAAAGAAGCTTGGTACCCGGGAGACTTGAGCTATGCGACTAGGGTTCCAGGAGACTTGCTCATCCTCACAATCACGTTCTGCTATNGCTCTCAAGTGAGTTTTTGATCCTCTTGAGTCACATAGCATATATATTGTTCGTTTGTTCTTTAAATCTTATGTTGTTTTCAGGTTCTTTATCGGTTATGGC from Camelina sativa cultivar DH55 chromosome 3, Cs, whole genome shotgun sequence includes:
- the LOC104777062 gene encoding CSC1-like protein ERD4 (The sequence of the model RefSeq protein was modified relative to this genomic sequence to represent the inferred CDS: added 118 bases not found in genome assembly), encoding MEFGSFLVSLGTSAAIFVVLMLLFTWLSRKPGNVTIYYPNRIIKGLEPWEGTSLTRNPLAWMREAFTSSEQDIVNVSGVDTAVHFVFLSTALGIFACSGLLLLPTLLPIAATDHNLKTRSKNATDTTSKGTFSQIDNLSMANITKKSPRLWAFLGAVYWISLVTYFFLWKAYKHVSTLRAQALMSTDVKPEQFAILVRDMPHPPDGQTQKEFIDSYFREIYPETFYRSLVVTENSKVNKIWEKLEGYKKKLARAEAINEATNNRPTNKTGMCGLVGKQVDSIEYYTELINESVAKLETEQKAVLAEKQQTAAIVFFNNRITAASAAQSLHCQMVDKWTVMEAPEPRQLIWKNLNIKLFGRIIRQYFIYFFVAVTILFYMIPIAFVSAITTLKNLQKIIPFIKPIVELTSVRTVLESFLPQIALLVFLAMLPKLLLFLSKAEGIPSQSHAIRAASGKYFYFSVFNVFIGVTLAGTLFNTVKDIAKNPKLDMVINLLATSLPKSATFFLTYVALKFFIGYGLELSRIIPLIIFHLKKKFLCKTEAEVKEAWYPGDLSYATRVPGDLLILTITFCYSVIAPLILVFGVTYFGLGWLVLRNQALKVYVPSYESYGRMWPHIHQRILAALFLFQVVMFGYLGAKTFFYTALVIPLIIISLIFGYVCRQKFYGGFEHTALEVACRELKQSPDLEEIFRAYIPHSLSTHKPDEHEFKGAMSRYQDFNAISAA